From Streptomyces sp. NBC_01754, a single genomic window includes:
- a CDS encoding MBL fold metallo-hydrolase — MEVTWWGHATCTIEDSGVRLLTDPLFARRLAHLRRRRGEVPPPGAAVADAVLISHLHSDHLHLPSLTRLAPGSLLVVPRGAVAAVPGLRMLRRVRGLRITEVVPGDTVRVGEVLVRAVPALHDGRRLPVGPHRVPALGYVVEGEARTYFAGDTGLFEAMAEEVGPVDVALLPVGGWGPYLGHHHLDAARAAHALALLTPCSAIPVHYGTYWPIGMDGVRPHEFHSPGDEFVRQAARLAPEVSVHRLGHGEHVRPEARR, encoded by the coding sequence GTGGAGGTCACCTGGTGGGGTCATGCCACGTGCACGATCGAGGACTCCGGTGTCCGTCTGCTCACCGATCCGCTCTTCGCCCGGCGCCTGGCCCATCTGCGCCGCCGCCGCGGCGAGGTACCGCCGCCCGGGGCCGCGGTCGCCGACGCCGTCCTGATCTCCCATCTGCACTCCGACCATCTGCATCTGCCCTCGCTGACCCGCCTGGCCCCGGGCAGCCTGCTGGTCGTGCCCCGGGGCGCGGTCGCGGCCGTACCGGGCCTGCGTATGCTGCGCCGGGTGCGCGGGCTGCGGATCACCGAGGTCGTCCCGGGTGACACGGTGCGGGTCGGCGAGGTGCTGGTCCGCGCCGTGCCTGCCCTCCACGACGGCCGCCGGCTGCCGGTCGGCCCGCACCGGGTGCCCGCGCTGGGGTACGTGGTCGAGGGCGAGGCCCGGACGTACTTCGCCGGGGACACCGGGCTGTTCGAGGCCATGGCCGAGGAGGTGGGGCCGGTCGACGTGGCGCTCCTGCCGGTCGGCGGCTGGGGCCCCTACCTGGGCCACCACCATCTGGACGCGGCCCGGGCCGCGCACGCGCTGGCCCTGCTGACGCCGTGCTCCGCGATCCCGGTGCACTACGGGACGTACTGGCCGATCGGGATGGACGGGGTCCGGCCGCACGAGTTCCACTCCCCCGGGGACGAGTTCGTCCGGCAGGCGGCGCGGCTGGCCCCGGAGGTGTCGGTGCACCGGCTCGGGCACGGCGAGCATGTGAGACCGGAGGCCCGCCGGTGA
- a CDS encoding bifunctional phosphatase PAP2/diacylglycerol kinase family protein: protein MPTSHPLPPPGPWRARLHRYDLAAFQAVADRHWPGAEHVLPRLSRGANHGLLWFGAAAGMAALGSGARSRRAALRGVASLALASAAINTVAKRAVRRERPVLDLVPVIRRLKRQPFTTSFPSGHAASAAAFATGVALESKGWGAVVAPVAVAVAASRVYSGVHYPSDVLAGAALGTGAAFALRGVIPTRGQLPAPGRPPARAPSLPAGDGLVVVVNRESGSATGAAGLVREALPLATVLECAPSDLSGSLEEAAGRGRALGVCGGDGTVNLAASVAAAHGVPLAVFPGGTLNHFAYDLGIEAVHDTAAALASGDAVRVDLGRFRPGPRGASEADGYFLNAFSLGVYPELVRTRERWAPRIGGWPAGVLAAFEALRGERPLTAELQGRRRPLWLLFVGNGMFQRVGPAPGRRHNLADGLLDVRVVHGGRTPALRLLAAAVAGPLTRSPVHAAVRRREVRISGLAEGTPYAYDGEVARSGAELVIDKLPEALTVYCPRPV from the coding sequence ATGCCGACTTCGCACCCACTCCCCCCGCCCGGCCCCTGGCGGGCCCGTCTCCACCGCTACGACCTCGCCGCGTTCCAGGCCGTGGCGGATCGGCACTGGCCGGGCGCCGAGCACGTCCTGCCCCGGCTGAGCCGTGGCGCGAACCACGGCCTGCTGTGGTTCGGCGCGGCGGCGGGCATGGCCGCGCTGGGGAGCGGCGCCCGGTCCCGACGGGCCGCGCTGCGCGGGGTCGCCTCGCTGGCCCTCGCCTCGGCGGCGATCAACACCGTGGCCAAGCGGGCGGTGCGCAGGGAGCGGCCGGTGCTGGATCTGGTGCCGGTGATACGGCGGTTGAAGCGGCAGCCGTTCACCACCTCCTTCCCGTCCGGGCACGCCGCGTCGGCGGCGGCTTTCGCGACCGGTGTCGCCCTGGAGTCGAAGGGCTGGGGCGCGGTCGTCGCTCCGGTGGCGGTGGCGGTGGCCGCGTCGCGGGTCTACTCCGGGGTGCACTACCCGAGCGACGTCCTGGCCGGGGCGGCACTCGGCACAGGGGCGGCGTTCGCCCTGCGGGGCGTGATACCGACCCGCGGGCAGCTGCCCGCGCCGGGCAGACCGCCGGCCCGGGCACCGTCGCTGCCGGCCGGGGACGGGCTGGTGGTGGTCGTGAACCGGGAGTCCGGGTCCGCGACCGGCGCGGCGGGGCTCGTGCGCGAGGCGCTGCCGCTCGCCACGGTGCTGGAGTGCGCGCCCTCGGACCTCTCCGGCTCCCTGGAGGAGGCGGCGGGACGGGGGCGGGCACTGGGGGTCTGCGGGGGCGACGGCACGGTCAACCTGGCGGCCTCGGTCGCGGCGGCGCACGGGGTACCGCTCGCGGTGTTCCCCGGGGGCACCCTCAACCACTTCGCGTACGACCTGGGGATCGAGGCGGTGCACGACACGGCGGCGGCGCTCGCCTCGGGCGACGCGGTCCGGGTCGATCTGGGCCGGTTCCGTCCTGGCCCGCGGGGCGCCTCGGAGGCGGACGGGTACTTCCTCAACGCGTTCAGCCTGGGGGTGTATCCGGAGCTGGTGCGGACCCGGGAGCGCTGGGCACCGAGGATCGGCGGCTGGCCGGCCGGGGTACTGGCGGCCTTCGAGGCACTGCGTGGCGAACGCCCGTTGACGGCCGAGCTCCAGGGCAGGCGGCGCCCGTTGTGGCTCCTCTTCGTGGGCAACGGGATGTTCCAGCGGGTGGGCCCCGCCCCCGGGCGGCGCCACAACCTGGCGGACGGGCTGCTGGACGTACGGGTGGTGCACGGCGGCCGGACACCGGCGCTCCGGCTGCTCGCGGCGGCGGTCGCCGGGCCGCTGACGCGCTCCCCCGTCCACGCGGCGGTACGCCGGCGCGAGGTCCGGATCTCCGGTCTCGCGGAGGGGACGCCGTATGCGTACGACGGTGAAGTCGCCCGTTCCGGAGCCGAGTTGGTGATCGACAAGTTGCCGGAGGCGCTGACCGTCTACTGCCCGAGGCCGGTATGA
- a CDS encoding methyltransferase domain-containing protein → MSRETAVYTHGHHESVLRSHRWRTAANSAAYLLDELRPGLRVLDVGCGPGTITADLAALVAPGRVTAVDTGHGILGQAAAVAGGRGLDNVEFAVADVHALDFPDGSFDVVHAHQVLQHVGDPVQALREMRRVCRPGGVVAARDSDYAAMAWYPSVPGMTDWLELYRRVARTNGGEPDAGRRLLSWARRAGFTDITPSAGAWCYAGEDRAWWSGLWADRTTASAYAERAVEGGHATAGQLAAVAEAWRAWGEEPDAWFMVPHGEVLCRV, encoded by the coding sequence ATGTCCAGGGAAACCGCCGTCTACACGCACGGCCACCACGAGTCGGTGCTGCGCTCGCACCGCTGGCGCACCGCCGCGAACTCCGCGGCCTACCTGCTGGACGAACTCCGCCCCGGGCTGCGGGTGCTGGACGTCGGTTGCGGACCGGGCACCATCACCGCCGACCTCGCCGCGCTGGTGGCGCCAGGGCGGGTGACCGCGGTGGACACGGGCCACGGCATCCTCGGCCAGGCGGCCGCGGTGGCGGGCGGACGCGGCCTGGACAACGTGGAGTTCGCCGTCGCCGACGTCCACGCGCTGGACTTCCCCGACGGCTCCTTCGACGTGGTCCACGCCCATCAGGTGCTCCAGCACGTGGGGGACCCGGTCCAGGCGCTCCGCGAGATGCGGCGGGTGTGCCGGCCGGGCGGTGTCGTCGCGGCGCGTGACAGCGACTACGCCGCGATGGCCTGGTACCCGTCGGTGCCGGGGATGACCGACTGGCTGGAGCTCTACCGCCGGGTCGCCCGCACCAACGGCGGCGAACCGGACGCCGGACGCCGGCTGCTGTCCTGGGCCCGCCGGGCGGGCTTCACCGACATCACCCCGAGCGCGGGGGCCTGGTGCTACGCCGGGGAGGACCGGGCGTGGTGGAGCGGGCTGTGGGCGGACCGTACGACTGCTTCGGCGTACGCGGAGCGCGCGGTGGAGGGCGGGCACGCGACGGCCGGACAGCTGGCGGCGGTCGCGGAGGCCTGGCGGGCGTGGGGCGAGGAGCCCGACGCGTGGTTCATGGTCCCGCACGGCGAGGTGCTCTGCCGGGTCTGA
- a CDS encoding MBL fold metallo-hydrolase, with amino-acid sequence MTEQTERSLSGPGGSTQGRVVTPRPLGEVRTWPRSFADRLTSPLPGGRGMTRLARERGLRPNAEGLRGIRRLPFAPEPLPEVAHGSLAVTWAGHASWIVRIGGLTVLTDPVWSRRILGTPARVTPVGVRWEELPAVDAVLISHNHYDHLDAPTLRRLPRDTPLFVPAGLGRWCRRRRFTCVTELDWWERAELDGVRLDFVPSHHWSKRTLTDTCRSLWGGWILGDGQGRRVYFAGDTGYGHWFGEIGRRYPGIDLALLPIGAYEPRWWLSDVHTDPEEAVRAYEDLGAVAMAPMHWATFVLSAEPVLEPLARLRTAWQRAGHPRSRLWDLPVGGSRLLEH; translated from the coding sequence ATGACGGAACAGACGGAGCGCTCCCTGTCCGGACCGGGCGGTTCCACGCAGGGCCGGGTCGTCACGCCACGGCCCCTCGGGGAGGTCAGGACCTGGCCCCGCAGCTTCGCCGACCGGCTCACCTCCCCTCTTCCGGGTGGCAGGGGCATGACCCGTCTGGCCCGGGAGCGCGGTCTGCGGCCCAACGCCGAGGGCCTGCGGGGCATCCGCCGGCTGCCCTTCGCCCCCGAGCCGCTGCCCGAGGTGGCGCACGGCTCGCTCGCCGTCACCTGGGCCGGGCACGCCAGCTGGATCGTGCGCATCGGCGGGCTGACCGTCCTGACCGACCCGGTCTGGTCCCGCCGCATCCTCGGCACCCCCGCCAGGGTCACCCCGGTCGGCGTCCGCTGGGAGGAGCTGCCGGCGGTGGACGCGGTCCTCATCAGCCACAACCACTACGACCACCTCGACGCCCCCACCCTGCGCCGGCTGCCCCGGGACACCCCCCTGTTCGTCCCGGCGGGGCTCGGGCGCTGGTGCAGGCGCCGCCGGTTCACCTGCGTCACCGAGCTCGACTGGTGGGAACGCGCCGAGCTGGACGGGGTCCGCCTCGACTTCGTGCCCTCCCACCACTGGTCCAAGCGCACCCTCACCGACACCTGCCGGTCCCTGTGGGGAGGCTGGATACTGGGCGACGGACAGGGGCGGCGCGTCTACTTCGCCGGGGACACGGGCTACGGGCACTGGTTCGGGGAGATCGGCCGCCGCTACCCGGGGATCGACCTGGCCCTGCTCCCCATCGGGGCGTACGAGCCGCGCTGGTGGCTCTCGGACGTACACACCGACCCGGAAGAGGCCGTGCGGGCGTACGAGGACCTGGGGGCGGTCGCGATGGCTCCGATGCACTGGGCGACCTTCGTGCTGTCCGCCGAACCGGTCCTCGAACCGCTCGCCCGGCTCCGTACCGCCTGGCAGCGCGCCGGACACCCGCGCTCCCGCCTCTGGGACCTGCCGGTCGGCGGCTCCCGGCTCCTGGAGCACTGA
- a CDS encoding IclR family transcriptional regulator has protein sequence MGRLVPAVTRALDVLELFLESDGTLSAPEVTRRLQLPRTTVHELLTTLAARSYLVTVPQQPGRYRLGVRTYQLGSRYAEQLDLAAEGQQVAREVAETCGETVHVAILEDTEVIYIAKVDSTHAVRMVSAAGRKLPAHCTSVGKLLLAALPEAELDARLDGRELVAMTDNSVTDAGELRAALAVVRERGVAVEHRESNPDVSCVAAPVRDRSGRVVAALSISVPMIRWSEEREAELARLAADGAGSLSGRLGHHRGQA, from the coding sequence ATGGGGCGACTCGTCCCCGCGGTGACCAGGGCGCTGGACGTACTCGAACTCTTCCTCGAGAGCGACGGCACCCTCTCCGCTCCCGAGGTCACCCGCAGGCTCCAGCTGCCGCGGACCACGGTCCATGAACTGCTCACCACCCTCGCCGCACGTTCCTACCTGGTCACGGTTCCCCAGCAGCCCGGCCGCTACCGGCTCGGGGTCCGCACCTACCAGCTCGGCAGCCGGTACGCGGAACAGCTCGACCTGGCCGCCGAGGGCCAGCAGGTGGCACGGGAGGTCGCCGAGACCTGCGGCGAGACGGTCCACGTGGCGATCCTGGAGGACACGGAGGTCATCTACATCGCCAAGGTGGACTCCACCCACGCGGTCCGGATGGTCTCCGCGGCGGGCCGCAAGCTGCCCGCCCACTGCACCTCCGTCGGCAAGCTGCTGCTGGCCGCGCTGCCGGAGGCGGAGCTCGACGCCCGGCTCGACGGACGTGAACTCGTCGCGATGACGGACAACAGCGTCACCGACGCCGGGGAACTGCGGGCGGCGCTCGCCGTGGTACGGGAGCGGGGCGTCGCCGTCGAGCACCGGGAGTCCAACCCCGACGTGAGCTGCGTCGCGGCGCCGGTGCGCGACCGGTCAGGACGGGTCGTCGCCGCGCTCTCCATCTCCGTGCCGATGATCCGCTGGAGCGAGGAACGCGAGGCGGAACTGGCCCGGCTCGCCGCCGACGGCGCCGGCTCCCTGTCCGGCAGGCTCGGCCACCACCGGGGGCAGGCGTGA
- a CDS encoding SMP-30/gluconolactonase/LRE family protein — protein sequence MSPSWEIAVRERAELGEGPTWDPVAGRLIWVDILSARVHTHDPSTGRRTVMATGQHVGAAKPRAGGGLVVNLRDGIGLYDAAGAFSWLVRDPVPGRRGNDAAVAPDGALWAGTMRYDEAAGGGTLSRVAPDGTVARMPTAVTVSNGTGWSPDGRLMYYIDTPTRRIDVFDVDGERIHGRRPFVTVPSGQGWPDGLAVDADGCVWVAFWEGAAIRRYTPDGRPDRVVGLPVRRPTACAFGGPGLRDLYVSTARTGLAAPHPLSGSLLVLPDAGQGLPGTPFAG from the coding sequence GTGAGCCCGTCCTGGGAGATCGCCGTCCGGGAACGGGCGGAGCTCGGCGAGGGTCCCACCTGGGACCCGGTGGCCGGCAGGCTGATCTGGGTCGACATCCTCTCGGCCCGCGTCCACACCCACGACCCGTCGACCGGCCGCCGTACGGTCATGGCGACGGGCCAGCACGTAGGCGCGGCGAAGCCGCGGGCGGGCGGCGGCCTGGTGGTCAACCTGAGGGACGGGATCGGTCTCTACGACGCCGCCGGAGCCTTCTCGTGGCTCGTGAGGGACCCCGTGCCCGGGCGGCGGGGCAACGACGCGGCCGTGGCCCCGGACGGGGCGCTCTGGGCGGGCACCATGCGCTACGACGAAGCGGCCGGCGGGGGCACGCTGTCCCGTGTGGCGCCGGACGGCACGGTGGCGCGCATGCCCACCGCGGTGACGGTCAGCAACGGCACCGGGTGGAGCCCGGACGGCCGCCTCATGTACTACATCGACACCCCGACCCGGCGGATCGACGTGTTCGACGTCGACGGCGAGCGGATCCACGGCCGCCGCCCCTTCGTCACCGTCCCGTCCGGCCAGGGATGGCCCGACGGGCTGGCGGTGGACGCCGACGGCTGTGTCTGGGTCGCCTTCTGGGAGGGTGCGGCGATCCGGCGCTACACGCCCGACGGCCGCCCGGACCGGGTCGTGGGACTGCCCGTCCGCAGGCCCACCGCCTGCGCCTTCGGCGGCCCCGGCCTGCGGGACCTGTACGTCTCCACCGCACGGACCGGCCTGGCGGCACCGCACCCGCTCTCCGGTTCGCTGCTGGTGCTGCCGGACGCGGGGCAGGGGCTGCCCGGGACGCCGTTCGCGGGTTGA
- a CDS encoding DedA family protein, protein MIQEVLRQLPTESTQQAVGYPTLFTLVTLGALVPVVPTGALVSSAAAVAIHQTSPFALLFVFAAASSAAFLGDMCLYWLGQRGVRSKNGSKWLETITRRAAPERLEQARQKLAEHGGAVLVLSRLVPAGRIPVMLACLLGRMPLRQFARGDVPACLAWAATYQLVGILGGSLFREPWQGVLAAVVLTLLISGAPAMWRRLRAH, encoded by the coding sequence GTGATCCAGGAGGTGCTGCGGCAGCTGCCGACCGAGTCCACCCAGCAGGCGGTCGGCTATCCGACCCTGTTCACGCTGGTGACGCTGGGGGCGCTGGTCCCGGTGGTCCCGACGGGGGCGCTGGTGAGCTCGGCCGCCGCGGTGGCGATCCACCAGACGTCGCCGTTCGCGCTGCTCTTCGTGTTCGCCGCGGCGTCGTCCGCGGCGTTCCTCGGGGACATGTGCCTGTACTGGCTGGGGCAGCGGGGCGTGCGGTCGAAGAACGGCTCGAAGTGGCTGGAGACGATCACCCGGCGGGCCGCGCCGGAGCGCCTGGAGCAGGCCCGGCAGAAGCTGGCGGAGCACGGCGGGGCGGTGCTGGTGCTGTCCAGGCTGGTGCCCGCGGGCCGGATCCCGGTGATGCTGGCCTGCCTGCTCGGCCGGATGCCGCTGCGGCAGTTCGCCCGCGGCGATGTGCCCGCGTGTCTGGCATGGGCGGCGACGTACCAGCTGGTCGGGATACTCGGCGGTTCGCTCTTCCGGGAGCCGTGGCAGGGGGTGCTCGCCGCGGTGGTGCTCACGCTGCTGATCAGCGGGGCACCCGCGATGTGGCGCCGGCTGCGGGCGCACTGA
- a CDS encoding VOC family protein: MEILGTTLRICVDDLEAAVAFYEGLTGTPALRFERGGVSVAAIGCFLLMSGPAAEIDVLRKVSATIAVKDVDEAHAALTRVGAKVIAGPVPTPAGRNLIALHPDGSVFEYVDRNLPA, from the coding sequence ATGGAGATCCTGGGAACCACGCTGCGTATCTGCGTCGACGACCTGGAGGCCGCGGTGGCCTTCTACGAGGGCCTGACCGGCACCCCCGCCCTGCGCTTCGAGCGCGGCGGGGTCTCGGTGGCCGCGATCGGCTGCTTCCTGCTGATGAGCGGCCCGGCGGCGGAGATCGACGTACTGCGCAAGGTGTCGGCCACCATCGCCGTGAAGGACGTGGACGAGGCCCACGCGGCGCTGACCCGGGTGGGGGCGAAGGTCATCGCGGGGCCGGTGCCCACTCCGGCGGGCCGCAATCTGATCGCCCTGCACCCGGACGGTTCCGTCTTCGAGTACGTGGACCGCAACCTCCCCGCCTGA
- a CDS encoding pyridoxal phosphate-dependent aminotransferase, which yields MHGSERKRTHPVRQDRGPVRYGPPAPDPGLPALPELVAVLAASAGRTLAEPPGGGGALREAALAYWRRRGLHGGPEDVVAAPGAPPLLFALMAAYGGDVLMPRPCPATWIPQARLLGGTAYPVPTPAECGGVPDPYALLETVRRVRAEGGRPRLLLLSVADDPTATVAPPELLREVCEAAVAEGLHIVSDETWRDTVHRPLDTLLVSPAEMCPDDVTVLTDLAGALVPAAWPVAVARFPPSAGGRAGRRARVLDVLTALGALVAEPVARAAAHALGEPGAVTDRVRRAAAVHAGVALAAHRAVLTAGALARPPQAGRHLYADLGPLRSRLADRGVTDSMELEEYLTGRLGAPAPGGHRFGDELGALRVRLGTGALLGATPEERAGSLTAVEPLRLPHVAQALSMFAAAFEELG from the coding sequence ATGCACGGGAGCGAGCGGAAGCGGACCCACCCCGTCCGGCAGGACCGCGGCCCGGTGAGGTACGGCCCACCCGCCCCCGACCCCGGCCTTCCCGCCCTGCCCGAACTGGTCGCCGTCCTGGCGGCCTCGGCGGGCCGGACCCTGGCCGAACCGCCCGGCGGAGGAGGCGCCCTGCGGGAGGCCGCCCTCGCCTACTGGCGGCGGCGGGGGCTGCACGGCGGACCCGAGGACGTCGTGGCCGCCCCGGGCGCCCCGCCCCTCCTGTTCGCGCTCATGGCCGCGTACGGGGGCGACGTGCTGATGCCGCGGCCCTGCCCGGCCACCTGGATACCGCAGGCCCGGCTGCTGGGCGGGACCGCCTACCCGGTGCCGACTCCGGCCGAGTGCGGAGGCGTCCCCGACCCGTACGCCCTGCTGGAGACCGTGCGCCGGGTGCGGGCCGAAGGCGGCAGGCCCCGGCTGCTGCTGCTCTCCGTGGCCGACGACCCCACCGCCACCGTCGCCCCGCCGGAGCTGCTGCGCGAGGTCTGCGAGGCCGCGGTGGCGGAGGGACTGCACATCGTCAGCGACGAGACCTGGCGCGACACCGTGCACCGTCCGCTGGACACGCTGCTGGTGAGTCCCGCCGAGATGTGCCCCGACGACGTCACCGTCCTCACCGATCTGGCCGGGGCGCTGGTCCCCGCCGCGTGGCCGGTCGCCGTCGCCCGGTTTCCGCCCAGCGCCGGGGGCCGTGCCGGCCGCCGCGCCAGGGTGCTCGACGTCCTGACCGCGCTCGGCGCCCTGGTGGCCGAGCCCGTGGCCCGGGCCGCCGCCCACGCGCTGGGGGAGCCCGGCGCCGTCACCGACCGTGTCCGGCGGGCCGCGGCGGTCCACGCGGGGGTGGCCCTCGCCGCGCACCGGGCCGTCCTCACCGCCGGCGCGCTGGCCAGACCCCCGCAGGCCGGCCGTCACCTCTACGCCGACCTCGGCCCGCTCCGGTCCCGGCTGGCCGACCGGGGCGTCACGGACTCCATGGAGCTGGAGGAGTACCTGACGGGCCGGCTCGGCGCTCCCGCCCCTGGGGGCCACCGGTTCGGTGACGAACTGGGTGCCCTGCGGGTGCGCCTGGGCACCGGAGCGCTGCTCGGAGCGACCCCCGAGGAGCGGGCCGGGTCCCTCACCGCTGTGGAACCCCTGCGATTGCCCCATGTGGCACAAGCGCTGAGCATGTTCGCAGCGGCCTTCGAAGAACTCGGCTGA
- a CDS encoding bifunctional o-acetylhomoserine/o-acetylserine sulfhydrylase produces the protein MSQPIDSVTAGHTPADAAPGDEAAAWSFETRQIHAGAAPDPTTGARATPIYQTTSFVFDDTQHAADLFSLARPGNIYSRIHNPTLDVLEQRIAALEGGVAAVAVASGQAAETLAILTLARAGDHVVSSSSLYGGTYNLFRHTLPRLGIEVSFVDDPDDLDGWRAAVRPNTKALFAETLGNPRGNVLDVRAVADVAHAAGVPLIADNTVPTPYLLRPAEHGADIVVHSATKFLGGHGTTIGGVVVDAGTFDFGAHTDRFPDFSEPDPSYHGLRYWPDLGPGAFAVKLRVQLLRDLGPALSPHSAFLLLQGVETLSLRIERHTSNALALAQWLEARDEVSAVHYAGLESNRWSGAARRYLPRGAGAVLSFELRDGVEAGRRFVDGVSLFSHLANIGDVRSLIIHPASTTHSQLGPEQLAATGTSPGLVRLSVGLEHIDDLKADLEAGFRAAKGVAGA, from the coding sequence ATGAGCCAGCCCATCGACTCCGTGACCGCGGGACACACGCCCGCCGACGCCGCCCCCGGGGACGAGGCGGCAGCGTGGTCGTTCGAGACGCGGCAGATCCACGCCGGGGCCGCGCCCGATCCCACGACCGGGGCCCGTGCCACACCGATCTACCAGACCACCTCGTTCGTCTTCGACGACACCCAGCACGCGGCCGACCTGTTCTCGCTGGCCAGGCCGGGCAACATCTACTCCCGGATCCACAATCCGACACTGGACGTGCTGGAACAGCGGATCGCGGCGCTGGAGGGCGGCGTGGCCGCCGTCGCGGTCGCCTCCGGTCAGGCCGCCGAGACCCTCGCGATCCTGACCCTCGCACGGGCCGGCGACCATGTGGTGTCCAGCTCCTCGCTCTACGGCGGCACCTACAACCTCTTCCGGCACACCCTTCCGCGGCTGGGCATCGAGGTGTCGTTCGTCGACGACCCGGACGACCTGGACGGCTGGCGCGCCGCCGTGCGCCCGAACACCAAGGCCCTGTTCGCCGAGACGCTGGGCAACCCGCGCGGCAACGTGCTCGACGTGCGGGCGGTGGCCGACGTCGCCCACGCGGCCGGGGTGCCGCTGATCGCCGACAACACCGTGCCGACGCCCTATCTGCTGCGGCCCGCCGAGCACGGCGCCGACATCGTGGTGCACTCGGCGACGAAGTTCCTCGGCGGGCACGGCACGACGATCGGCGGGGTCGTCGTCGACGCGGGCACCTTCGACTTCGGGGCGCACACCGACCGCTTCCCGGACTTCAGCGAGCCCGACCCCAGCTACCACGGCCTGCGCTACTGGCCGGACCTGGGCCCCGGCGCCTTCGCGGTGAAGCTCCGCGTCCAACTGCTGCGCGATCTCGGCCCGGCGCTCTCCCCACACTCCGCCTTCCTGCTGCTCCAGGGTGTGGAGACGCTCAGCCTGCGGATCGAACGCCATACGTCCAACGCGCTGGCCCTCGCCCAGTGGCTGGAGGCCCGCGACGAGGTCTCCGCCGTCCACTACGCGGGCCTGGAGTCGAACCGCTGGAGCGGGGCGGCCCGGCGCTACCTTCCGCGCGGGGCCGGTGCGGTGCTCTCCTTCGAACTGCGCGACGGCGTCGAGGCGGGGCGGCGGTTCGTCGACGGGGTGAGCCTGTTCAGCCATCTCGCCAACATCGGTGACGTACGCAGCCTGATCATCCACCCCGCCTCGACCACCCACAGCCAGCTCGGCCCCGAGCAGCTCGCCGCGACCGGGACCTCCCCCGGTCTC
- a CDS encoding DUF6204 family protein produces MSTQHTYRVIVRGTWEGLTGPDRERLLAEVDAHGLSAMQFTEEGSLAYDAVLKHFSFRFVVVSDPEDGDEMAAAIAEDRAERTLRDRGLSHGGLRSTVTDMDTMKINYKGRRGSGAA; encoded by the coding sequence ATGAGCACGCAGCACACGTACCGGGTGATCGTGCGGGGTACCTGGGAGGGGCTGACCGGCCCGGACCGGGAGCGCCTGCTGGCCGAGGTGGACGCACACGGGCTCAGCGCCATGCAGTTCACCGAGGAGGGCTCCCTCGCGTACGACGCGGTCCTGAAGCACTTCAGCTTCCGCTTCGTGGTGGTGTCCGACCCGGAGGACGGCGACGAGATGGCCGCGGCCATCGCCGAGGACCGCGCCGAGCGGACACTGCGGGACCGGGGCCTGTCTCACGGCGGGCTGCGCTCCACCGTGACCGACATGGACACGATGAAGATCAACTACAAGGGGCGGCGGGGCTCCGGGGCGGCGTGA